GTTCAATATGTTCAGAAGCCATCCTGCACTCCTTTCTATCATAGGTGACGCTGTGGCAAACGTTTCGTGATACTTAAAATAATGGTGGCTATGATAATTGCCGTCAAAGCCCCCGTACTATCAAGGGCAACGTCTTGAATCAACGGTGTCCGACCACCCGTAAGTGACTGATGAAACTCATCCAAGCCGGCATAACCAGTCGCCGCTTGCCAGGCCACAAAACCAGCTAACAAACGATTGCCGATTCGTCGGCGTAACCCCATAAACCAACTCAATCCTAAAATGAAATACGTCGAAAAATGCGCGGTTTTACGCATTAAAAATTCGACATAGGTAAAATAATTTTTAGCAGCATCTTCAACCTCACCGGCATACGTAAATTTAAATTGAGCTAGAAATTCTTTAAATGGTTGATTCACCAACCAATGGCGTAGATTGCCTTGTTGGCTTTGCTCAGCGTAAGTCTGACTACTTGAAAAAAACAAGACCGCCATCACACCAAACGCGATTGCTAACCAAACGATTTCGCTGTTAAATTTTTTCATTATTACTCCCACCTATCACAGGAAAACGATAGGTTTTTTACTTTATTGCGTTGATGTTACGTCGCCTGCATGTGCAAAATTATCACAAATTGAACGTCTATTTCAACCATTGAACACTTCACAGACCAAACAAAAAACGATGAATCATAAAACTGATTCATCGTTCCGTTATGACTATCTAAATCATAGCATACTATGCAAATTTCGCTTATAGCATCTTTGCCAAAAAGTCTTTGGCACGATCCGTTTGGGTATTGGTAAAGAATTCTGTTGGTGTCCCTTCTTCGACGATGTAACCACCATCCATAAACCAAATTTTTGAAGCCACTTCACGCGCAAAGCCCATTTCGTGGGTGACGACCAGCATCGTCATCCCTTCCTTGGCCAAATCATTCATAACCTTCAAGACTTCCCCAACCATCTCTGGGTCCAGGGCTGAAGTAGGCTCGTCAAACAACAACATCTTTGGATGCATCGCCAATGCCCGGGCGATAGCCACACGTTGCTTTTGACCACCCGATAGTGAACCAGGGTAAACATCGGCTTTATCACCTAACCCGACCTTTTCTAACAACTCCTGGGCCGTGGCGGTGGCAATATCATCAGCGATGTTTTTTACCTTGACAGGGGCCAACTTGACGTTTTCAATCACGGTCATATTAGGGAATAGTTCAAAACTTTGAAAGACCATCCCCAAATCCGCCCGCACGGTGTCCAATGCCGCTTCATCAAGACTAACCATATCTTGATCCTCAAAGAAGATCGCCCCTGAAGTCGGTGCTTCTAACATATTCAAAGCCCGCAAAAAAGTTGACTTACCTGAACCAGAAGGGCCAAGAATCGCGATTACTTCGCCTTCTTCAACCTGGTTACTGATGCCTTTGAGGACTTCATTTTTACCATATGTCTTCGTTACGTTTTCGATTTTCATCACAGTTGTCATACACTTTTCCTTCTCTCACTCATATCTATGCACATAGTATAGCTGTTTTTGTAATTTTATGCAACTATTTCGGTTGAAAATGTATTTTATGCATTATTGTGACCAAAAAACCGCATTTCGCGATTCGTGTTATACTAGTGGCAACAATTAATAAAAGAGGTGCCACCATGGGATTACAATCAAAACGACAAGATAATTTGGAACGTGAATTCGAAGGTTTCGTCTTTCCAGATCTGAACGATTCTAAAAAAGATGACTTTCTCGGCAAGAAAACGGCCGATCCATTGAAGTCTACCGAAGAAAAGTAAACAAAAAACGCTGCGACCAGCTCATCATCGAACTGGTCGCAGCTTTTTTTGTTTATAGCCAATTAATTTCATCAGCCGCAATGGGTTGATAATCTAAATCAGCGATTGGATGACGTTCTTTTTGCCCTTGGCCATGCACCTGTAAGTACAGATTGGCATCAGGGTTATCCCGAATATCAGCTACTTCGACAACGACATTTTCAAAGTGCATGCGAAACTTCCCCAGCTTGGGATCAAAAGTGTACTTACGCCCAACATCATAACTAATATCATGTTTAAACATC
This is a stretch of genomic DNA from Weissella soli. It encodes these proteins:
- a CDS encoding VanZ family protein, translated to MKKFNSEIVWLAIAFGVMAVLFFSSSQTYAEQSQQGNLRHWLVNQPFKEFLAQFKFTYAGEVEDAAKNYFTYVEFLMRKTAHFSTYFILGLSWFMGLRRRIGNRLLAGFVAWQAATGYAGLDEFHQSLTGGRTPLIQDVALDSTGALTAIIIATIILSITKRLPQRHL
- a CDS encoding SPJ_0845 family protein encodes the protein MGLQSKRQDNLEREFEGFVFPDLNDSKKDDFLGKKTADPLKSTEEK
- a CDS encoding amino acid ABC transporter ATP-binding protein — its product is MTTVMKIENVTKTYGKNEVLKGISNQVEEGEVIAILGPSGSGKSTFLRALNMLEAPTSGAIFFEDQDMVSLDEAALDTVRADLGMVFQSFELFPNMTVIENVKLAPVKVKNIADDIATATAQELLEKVGLGDKADVYPGSLSGGQKQRVAIARALAMHPKMLLFDEPTSALDPEMVGEVLKVMNDLAKEGMTMLVVTHEMGFAREVASKIWFMDGGYIVEEGTPTEFFTNTQTDRAKDFLAKML